A single window of Watersipora subatra chromosome 9, tzWatSuba1.1, whole genome shotgun sequence DNA harbors:
- the LOC137404635 gene encoding rootletin-like isoform X2, giving the protein MSSGEEQLLEKAIQKLEDNVLKGDEELTVQSEDGTGPEKVAARVRDIVTKSLTDNPAEVGMASPSNSTVMEENRMLQAELNRLEDLLSQSRAERDEIGIKYNAVSERLEQALKLSSGEISSDDVGQKSLVQQNIELRKKLDEEHANYKRKLQAYQDGQQRQAQLVQKLQAKVLQYKKKCGALEGEMESLRSQAVLKDTTDTLQSRLENTEAKLRAVEHDHSMDLETALIKLEEEQQRSSSLAHVNSMLRGQLDQATSANQSLTADIHRLTADWQRAREELEAKESEWREEEQSFNEYFSAEHSRLLSLWRAVVSFRRQFSEMKSATERDLSHVRADLSRVHRSMHSACLNLNANQRSAEARSSASPDRSFQAVPERMPSSSAGMESALRDKTRETIELQSRLESQSAEFSARASEMTVTNERMKIQLIEKEKTIQALQRNVSALESRQAADQTENETAKALREETEELHAALRDIAQAVINDADISQVEDEHDESISYRTARSPSPVQRSPRARSRGRSQSPDRRPRSPAFADSTFSAVQAALNKRQLQVSDLRTKLGSLRDGNDNTKRELNEKENLLRQTQNQLMEYKQEVEAARREQDASDRDRQRYKNQLDVTGSEKGQLEKLRLQLTEQIDLATAECDKVKQANTELQRQRDILEDEKEDVIKDKDRQVTENQRCHKVIEQIEGRNSKLKEELVLTKEQLNRTLLEKDCLDQEKGEQGEALRKAELLNAELEVEINKLRSEEAGLRDALLKMQALNEGLGQDKIELNRIVMHLEQEKATLQGDKQALENEKAGIREELLRVEQEKMEVETEKAGVNTTLDIAENNIEQLKTEISYLSKEKAEVVDSLNNMTRQKTSLAEELVNARRDCERTNETCVRIAKEKENLTKEKAQLIVDLTAAERENRSQSEVIAGLKSDKSSLDSALYEQQQISANLETRKEQLEGENQELILKKEALQTEIGKLRGTIQSENERFERTRDGLEERLAQTESELTQAFQNEKTAHEEDVERLSREKDNQRIELEAQRDDIIARNTTDKDDTLRRHAQEKAELEEELAATCRDRDDSLMFAENEKQQALSLLEQEKSTLAEKLSNTAADLHNTRLDLDRSKMEAATRAEQDKTSICSLESELKKFRTQFEETVDAHEAEVKNLNNQITDLNRQREAALREVAELKTQLKMTEETRDSIRRDLIEANRKIREGDETRELMAKDIFDLKRNLNDEIREKEAVQRTAAELRNMVKNTESEKVDLSRIVQDLKQRVGILEEQKAAIQKEATDLRNTLREVEKARLDARRELQELRRQIKMLDGEKAKLNSEVNDLQNRVARDEEREEESRKESFGLKQRVVETEASREALRKELSNQQRRMADFEDRARAVEKDLKMALEESRSSERRLDDNRRNLEIQLDNANEEIQELKLTLNGAEGRVEALENQLARTEGVKRDMEYKLANIHSSLRRSIGFKQEDFVDGRNVRARSTSPRRRPQSPSKGFETTLATTTDGRGSPIPRTGSPDRTRSRSSSPLRRNLSPSRAALEESPSAAAEVDPEAVRLALRDYVTVMAATERERDDAQAQVRNLAAQLAETSEDKSRVEERLSNLQRSLVEVEEDKRGLDSRFASAQTAMVMQEETIRRNDRDRKQMQDKINNLERNLSASTSERGQLNDRVNKLKQDLLALEEERKSLKANLDDSEARNTKLELLKRSLEGDIQRTKVLLTDKETEVQVLQERIEGITRAVQDLEGKNQSLQLTVDRLSLSLSKTEEEESAQKDRVQNLNMSLTECNANINELQDRLQQMQRALTSSEHDRRVLQERLDTTRQAQNDTKKQNHSLIERVQALQAELQDCAVRRDELDGQVRQSHAFLVQRQEAEQELNQKVQKLQGDRTALSDRVASLQRQLANMETEQKEVSRTARTLEKDKTALKKTLDKVEREKLMHEERMCRSETEKSNMNSSLARLEDDNLDLQRQVQCLQAQLSELESQHAQRLIDLTTRHRAETEMETDRLKSAQSQAERCLDSRERAHRQKVKGLEEQVSTLKDQLSQEMKKRQQYISRSANLGDDAGEYRLQTSLSAIDPRVDNLLLEQEVKRLNESFGGSLSPPTRLTPNRKPTRSSSPLRLSSTPTPKRFPLRKN; this is encoded by the exons AAACTTGAAGATAACGTTCTAAAAGGAGACGAAGAACTAACAGTACAGTCTGAGGACGGGACAGGACCGGAGAAGGTTGCTGCGCGGGTGAGGGACATTGTCACCAAGAGCTTAACAGACAACCCTGCAGAG GTGGGCATGGCATCACCCAGCAACAGCACTGTCATGGAGGAGAACAGGATGTTGCAGGCGGAGCTCAATCGCTTGGAGGACCTTCTGAGTCAGTCCAGAGCTGAGCGAGACGAGATCGGCATCAAGTACAATGCTGTTAGTGAGCGG CTGGAGCAGGCACTGAAGCTATCTAGTGGAGAAATCAGCAGTGACGATGTCGGACAGAAGTCGCTTGTCCAGCAGAACATCGAGTTGAGAAAGAAGTTGGATGAAGAGCATGCCAACTACAAGAGGAAGTTGCAGGCGTATCAAGATGGCCAGCAGCGACAAGCCCAGCTTGTTCAGAAGTTGCAAGCCAAG GTCTTGCAATATAAGAAAAAGTGTGGCGCCCTCGAGGGCGAAATGGAGTCACTGAGATCTCAGGCTGTG CTCAAAGATACGACTGACACTCTTCAGTCTAGATTGGAGAACACCGAGGCTAAGCTGAGAGCTGTTGAACATGATCATTCTATGGACCTAGAGACCGCTCTCATCAAGCTGGAGGAG GAACAACAGCGATCATCTTCCCTTGCCCATGTCAACTCGATGCTTCGTGGACAACTGGACCAAGCCACTTCCGCCAATCAGAGCTTGACAGCTGATATCCACAGGCTGACAGCCGACTGGCAGCGTGCTCGAGAGGAGTTGGAGGCTAAGGAATCTGAGTGGAGAGAGGAG GAGCAATCATTCAATGAGTACTTCTCAGCTGAACACTCTCGTCTCCTTTCCCTATGGCGAGCAGTTGTTTCCTTCCGACGTCAATTCTCGGAGATGAAGTCGGCCACAGAGCGTGATCTCTCACACGTGAGAGCTGACCTGAGCCGAGTTCACCGCAGCATGCATTCAGCCTGCCTTAATCTCAATGCCAATCAGAGGTCGGCTGAGGCAAGAAGCTCTGCCAGCCCTGATAGA TCATTCCAAGCTGTGCCAGAGAGAATGCCAAGCAGCTCGGCTGGCATGGAGAGTGCGCTGAGGGATAAGACAAGGGAGACAATCGAACTGCAGTCTAGACTTGAATCTCAGTCAGCGGAATTCTCAGCCAG AGCGTCTGAGATGACGGTCACAAATGAACGAATGAAAATCCAACTGATAGAGAAAGAGAAGACAATACAGGCGCTGCAGCGCAACGTCAGTGCCTTGGAGAGTCGACAGGCCGCTGATCAGACTGAGAACGAGACTGCAAAGGCTCTACGAGAGGAGACCGAGGAGTTGCATGCTGCTCTTAG AGACATCGCACAGGCTGTCATCAATGATGCAGATATCAGCCAAGTTGAGGATGAACATGATGAGAGTATCAGCTACAGAACAGCTCGCTCCCCAAGTCCTGTGCAAAGGTCTCCTCGTGCAAGAAGCAGAGGAAG GTCGCAATCTCCTGACAGACGTCCTCGATCTCCAGCTTTTGCGGACTCAACATTCTCCGCTGTTCAGGCCGCTCTTAACAAACGACAGCTGCAGGTCAGTGACTTGCGCACTAAGCTCGGCTCGCTCAGGGATGGCAACGACAATACCAAGAGAGAATTGAATGAGAAAGAGAATCTTCTGAGACAGACGCAGAACCAACTCATGGAGTACAAGCAGGAAGTAGAAGCCGC ACGCAGGGAGCAAGATGCTAGTGATAGAGATAGACAGAGGTACAAGAATCAGCTAGATGTCACTGGAAGTGAGAAGGGCCAGCTTGAGAAACTGAGACTTCAACTCACTGAACAG ATTGATCTGGCAACGGCTGAGTGTGACAAGGTTAAACAGGCCAACACAGAGTTGCAGAGACAGAGAGACATTCTTGAGGATGAAAAGGAAGATGTTATCAAAGACAAGGATAGACAGGTTACTGAGAACCAGAGATG CCACAAGGTGATTGAGCAGATAGAGGGCCGCAACTCCAAACTGAAAGAGGAACTTGTTCTGACAAAGGAACAACTTAACCGTACCCTCCTGGAGAAAGACTGCCTTGATCAGGAGAAGGGAGAGCAGGGTGAGGCACTGAGGAAGGCTGAGCTTCTCAATGCTGAACTAG AGGTTGAGATTAACAAGCTGCGGTCTGAGGAGGCAGGACTTAGAGATGCTTTGCTGAAGATGCAAGCGCTGAATGAAGGCCTCGGACAGGACAAGATAGAACTTAACCGAATTGTTATGCACCTCGAgcaagagaaggcaactcttcAG GGAGACAAACAGGCCCTCGAGAATGAAAAGGCAGGCATTCGAGAGGAACTGCTGAGAGTGGAGCAGGAGAAGATGGAGGTCGAGACAGAGAAGGCTGGAGTGAACACAACTCTCGACATTGCTGAGAACAACATTGAACAACTTAAGACTGAGATCTCTTACCTGAGCAAAGAGAAGGCGGAGGTTGTTGATTCCCTCAAcaat ATGACTCGACAGAAGACCTCTCTGGCTGAGGAGCTAGTAAATGCACGCAGGGACTGTGAGCGCACCAATGAAACGTGTGTACGTATCGCCAAAGAGAAGGAGAACTTGACAAAGGAGAAGGCTCAGCTGATTGTTGATCTCACTGCTGCTGAAAGAGAGAACAGGTCTCAGAGTGAG GTGATTGCCGGGCTTAAGTCTGATAAGAGCTCCCTTGACTCCGCTCTCTATGAGCAACAACAAATCAGTGCCAACTTGGAGACAAGGAAGGAACAGCTTGAGGGAGAGAACCAAGAGCTTATTCTAAAAAAGGAGGCGTTGCAGA ctgAGATTGGCAAACTGAGAGGCACAATCCAGTCAGAAAATGAGAGGTTTGAGAGGACAAGGGATGGTCTCGAGGAGAGACTCGCTCAGACAGAGAGTGAGCTCACACAAGCATTCCAGAATGAGAAGACTGCTCACGAAGAGGATGTGGAGAGACTCAGCAGAGAGAAG GATAATCAGAGGATAGAGCTCGAGGCCCAACGTGATGATATTATTGCTAGAAACACCACGGACAAGGATGATACACTGAGAAGACACGCCCAGGAGAAGGCAGAGTTAGAAGAGGAGCTCGCAGCTACCTGCAGAGATAGGGATGATAGTCTGATGTTTGCAGAGAATGAGAAGCAGCAG GCCCTTTCGCTGCTAGAGCAGGAGAAGAGCACACTAGCAGAGAAGCTTTCGAACACTGCTGCTGACCTTCATAACACAAGACTTGACCTTGACCGATCTAAGATGGAGGCTGCCACTCGTGCTGAGCAAGACAAGACTAG TATCTGCAGTCTGGAATCAGAGCTGAAGAAGTTCAGAACTCAATTTGAGGAAACTGTAGATGCTCATGAAGCCGAGGTGAAGAATCTGAATAACCAGATAACAGACCTGAACCGGCAGCGTGAGGCAGCATTGCGAGAGGTTGCTGAGCTCAAGACCCAACTGAAGATGACTGAAGAGACGAGAGACTCTATCAGACGCGATCTGATTGAAGCCAACAGGAAGATCAGAGAGG GTGATGAGACCCGAGAGCTCATGGCCAAGGACATCTTTGACCTGAAGAGAAACTTGAACGATGAGATCCGTGAAAAGGAGGCTGTCCAGAGAACTGCTGCCGAGTTGAGGAATATGGTGAAAAACACTGAATCAGAAAAGGTGGACTTGAGCAGAATTGTTCAGGACTTGAAGCAGCGAGTGGGCA TTTTGGAAGAGCAGAAGGCAGCTATTCAGAAGGAGGCAACAGACCTGAGAAACACTCTGAGAGAGGTAGAGAAGGCAAGATTGGATGCAAGAAGAGAGCTTCAGGAGCTGAGACGGCAGATCAAGATGTTGGACGGAGAGAAAGCGAAACTCAACTCAGAAGTTAATGACCTTCAGAACCGAGTTGCCAGAGATGAGGAGAGAGAAGAGGAGAGCCGTAAGGAGAGCTTTGGACTCAAGCAGAGG GTTGTTGAGACGGAGGCATCAAGAGAAGCTTTACGAAAGGAGTTGTCCAATCAACAGAGACGAATGGCTGACTTTGAAGACAGAGCTCGCGCAGTTGAGAAGGACTTGAAGATGGCTCTTGAGGAGAGCCGCTCATCTGAGAGGAGACTGGATGACAACAGACGTAATCTTGAGATTCAGCTTGACAATGCTAACGAGGAGATTCAG GAGCTGAAACTGACACTGAATGGCGCTGAAGGTCGTGTGGAGGCCCTGGAGAACCAATTGGCGCGTACAGAGGGTGTCAAGAGGGACATGGAGTATAAGCTTGCTAACATTCACTCCTCTCTCAGGAGGTCTATTGGTTTCAAGCAGGAGGACTTTGTTGATGGTCGCAATGTCAGGGCAAGGAGCACCAGCCCAAGACGACGACCTCAATCACCATCCAAAG gATTTGAGACGACTTTGGCCACAACCACAGATGGCAGAGGTTCACCTATTCCAAGAACCGGATCTCCTGATCGAACTCGCTCAAGATCATCTTCTCCCCTTCGCCGCAACCTCTCTCCTTCTCGAGCTGCTCTTGAGGAGTCTCCCAGTGCTGCTGCCGAGGTTGACCCAGAGGCAGTAAGATTGGCTCTGAGAGACTACGTGACTGTCATGGCTGCCACTGAGAGAGAAAGAGATGATGCTCAAGCTCAG GTGCGCAACCTGGCTGCTCAGCTGGCAGAAACGAGTGAGGATAAATCCCGTGTTGAGGAGCGGCTTTCAAACCTTCAGAGAAGCCTGGTCGAAGTTGAGGAGGACAAGCGTGGCCTTGACAGCAGGTTTGCCAGTGCCCAGACTGCTATGGTCATGCAGGAGGAGACAATCCGAC GCAATGACCGAGACAGGAAGCAGATGCAGGACAAGATCAATAATTTGGAGAGGAACCTGAGTGCCAGTACCTCTGAGAGAGGACAACTCAATGATAGAGTGAACAAGCTTAAGCAA GATCTGCTTGCTCTAGAGGAAGAGAGGAAAAGTCTAAAGGCTAACCTTGATGACTCAGAAGCTAGAAACACCAAGTTGGAGCTGCTTAAGAGATCGCTGGAGGGAGACATTCAGAGAACAAAGGTCTTGTTGACGGACAAGGAGACTGAAGTGCAG GTGTTGCAAGAGAGAATCGAAGGCATAACTCGTGCTGTCCAGGACCTGGAAGGAAAGAATCAGAGCCTACAGCTGACTGTTGATAGACTGTCTCTCAGTCTCTCTAAGACCGAAGAGGAAGAATCTGCTCAGAAG GACCGAGTACAAAACCTAAACATGTCTCTAACAGAATGTAACGCAAACATCAATGAGCTCCAAGATCGCTTGCAGCAAATGCAAAGAGCTCTAACCAGCTCTGAGCATGACAGGCGCGTCCTCCAGGAGAGACTCGACACCACTAG GCAAGCCCAGAATGACACGAAGAAGCAGAATCACTCACTGATAGAAAGAGTACAGGCACTGCAGGCAGAACTGCAAGACTGCGCTGTTAGGAGAGATGAGTTGGATGGACAAGTACGCCAAAGCCATGCA TTCCTCGTTCAGAGACAAGAGGCTGAGCAGGAGCTGAATCAGAAGGTTCAGAAATTGCAGGGAGACAGAACCGCTTTGTCTGACAGAGTTGCCTCTCTGCAGAGACAACTTGCCAACATGGAGACTGAGCAGAAGGAAGTTTCTAGAACTGCTAGAACTTTGGAGAAGGACAAGACTGCGCTGAAGAAGACATTGGATAAG GTTGAGAGAGAGAAGCTGATGCATGAGGAAAGAATGTGCCGATCTGAGACAGAAAAATCCAACATGAACTCATCCTTGGCTCGTCTGGAAGATGACAACCTTGACCTTCAGAGACAGGTTCAATGTCTGCAGGCACAACTCTCTGAATTAGAGAGCCAACATGCTCAGAG GCTGATTGACTTGACAACAAGACATCGGGCTGAGACAGAGATGGAGACAGACAGGCTGAAGAGTGCACAAAGCCAAGCTGAGAGGTGTCTGGACTCAAGGGAGCGTGCCCACAGACAGAAAGTGAAGGGACTCGAGGAACAAGTTTCAACCCTCAAAGACCAGCTCAGCCAAGAAATGAAGAAGCGTCAACAATATATTAG TCGATCAGCCAACCTGGGTGATGATGCTGGTGAATACAGACTGCAGACATCTCTTTCCGCTATTGACCCACGTGTTGACAACCTCCTCCTTGAACAGGAAGTGAAGCGTCTCAATGAGTCGTTCGGTG gtTCCCTCTCACCTCCTACTAGACTCACTCCCAACAGGAAACCAACTAGAAGCTCTTCGCCACTTCGTCTTTCCTCGACCCCCACTCCAAAGCGCTTTCCTCTGAGGAAAAACTAA